The Paenibacillus tianjinensis genome has a window encoding:
- the gmk gene encoding guanylate kinase produces MSKGLLIILSGPSGVGKGTVCTALRPKMPELVYSVSATTRSPREGEENGVNYFFKSKEQFAAMIEADQLLEYAEYVGNYYGTPRDFVERTLESGRDIILEIEVQGALKVKEKFPEGIFVFLLPPSMDELKDRIRGRGTEHPDVINHRMSVAEDEIGLIRHYDYAVVNDEIDLACKRIESIIIAEHCKVR; encoded by the coding sequence ATGTCAAAAGGATTGCTGATCATTTTATCCGGACCTTCCGGCGTTGGCAAAGGCACAGTGTGTACAGCACTACGGCCAAAAATGCCCGAACTTGTCTATTCCGTTTCCGCCACCACACGTAGTCCGCGTGAAGGCGAAGAGAACGGTGTCAATTATTTTTTCAAGAGCAAAGAGCAGTTTGCGGCGATGATTGAAGCCGACCAGCTGCTGGAGTATGCGGAGTACGTAGGCAATTATTACGGTACTCCGCGTGATTTTGTGGAGCGGACACTTGAGAGCGGAAGAGATATTATTCTGGAAATCGAGGTTCAGGGAGCACTCAAAGTCAAAGAGAAATTCCCCGAAGGAATCTTTGTATTCCTGCTGCCGCCATCGATGGACGAACTCAAGGACCGTATCCGCGGACGCGGTACGGAGCATCCTGATGTGATTAACCACCGTATGTCCGTGGCGGAGGATGAGATTGGCCTGATCCGGCATTACGACTACGCCGTAGTGAATGATGAGATAGATCTCGCCTGCAAGCGCATAGAAAGCATTATTATCGCCGAACATTGTAAGGTAAGATGA
- the remA gene encoding extracellular matrix/biofilm regulator RemA: protein MAIKLINIGFGNIVSANRIISIVSPESAPIKRIIQEARDRHMLIDATYGRRTRAVIITDSDHVILSAVQPETVAHRLSSKDDDNDE from the coding sequence ATGGCAATTAAATTAATCAACATCGGCTTTGGGAATATCGTATCGGCCAACCGTATTATTTCCATTGTCAGCCCGGAATCTGCACCGATTAAACGTATTATCCAGGAAGCGCGAGACCGGCATATGCTGATTGACGCTACCTATGGCCGCCGGACGCGGGCCGTCATTATCACAGACAGCGACCATGTCATTCTGTCGGCCGTTCAGCCGGAGACTGTGGCACACCGCTTATCCAGCAAAGATGACGATAACGACGAATAA
- a CDS encoding GerAB/ArcD/ProY family transporter: MGKVKIGLLQFFTLTVLFELGTALVVNLGMSAGRDAWMSILIGCLTGLVMFAGYVYLYRKHPDMPFTAYTRKLLGTTVGTPVAVMYIVLYLNLAGRDLRDGSTMLAMATMHNTPLFILSMLMILSGAYVLHKGLEVLTRTSLMFAVIVLLIGVFSLILLILSGSIKLLRLLPVLENGIGPVMDSVVHQNYMFPFGEMICFTMLMPYLSDVKKGPWVIAAGMLISALLLSATMALNISVLGADIVERSPLPLMPTISKISISDFIQRVDIFVVMVLIIGVFFKVSVFFAAALIGISELFNLPYRRMVYPVTLIILFTSMLDARSFTEHLNEGGRLLYTVYPLFMIVIPVILIIVTAIRSYFSAPRPG, from the coding sequence ATGGGAAAGGTTAAGATTGGCTTGCTACAGTTTTTCACTTTAACAGTGCTGTTTGAGCTGGGGACAGCGCTTGTTGTCAATCTGGGCATGAGTGCCGGCAGGGACGCTTGGATGTCGATTCTGATCGGATGTCTGACAGGGCTGGTCATGTTTGCGGGGTACGTTTATTTGTACCGGAAGCATCCGGACATGCCTTTCACGGCATACACCCGGAAACTGCTGGGCACAACGGTTGGCACACCAGTTGCGGTAATGTACATTGTTCTATATTTGAATTTGGCGGGCCGCGATCTGCGTGACGGCAGCACGATGCTCGCTATGGCTACAATGCATAACACACCTCTCTTTATCCTTAGTATGCTGATGATTTTATCCGGTGCCTATGTGCTGCACAAGGGTCTGGAGGTACTCACGAGAACATCGCTTATGTTCGCTGTAATCGTCCTGCTGATCGGCGTATTCAGCCTGATCTTGCTGATTTTGTCCGGTTCAATAAAACTTCTGCGGCTGCTTCCGGTTCTGGAGAACGGGATCGGGCCGGTGATGGATTCCGTTGTACACCAGAATTATATGTTTCCGTTCGGTGAAATGATTTGCTTTACAATGCTTATGCCTTATCTGTCTGATGTCAAAAAAGGGCCTTGGGTTATCGCGGCAGGTATGCTGATATCCGCTCTGCTGCTCAGCGCTACCATGGCTCTTAATATATCGGTGCTTGGGGCAGATATCGTGGAGCGTTCACCCCTGCCGCTGATGCCGACCATCAGTAAGATCTCGATCTCGGATTTTATCCAGCGGGTTGACATTTTTGTAGTCATGGTGCTGATCATTGGTGTGTTTTTCAAAGTGTCGGTTTTCTTCGCGGCTGCGCTAATCGGTATTTCCGAATTGTTCAACCTTCCGTACCGGAGAATGGTATATCCTGTTACGCTGATTATCCTGTTTACTTCTATGCTTGATGCCCGCAGTTTCACTGAACATCTGAATGAAGGCGGAAGACTCCTGTACACGGTCTATCCGCTGTTTATGATTGTTATTCCGGTTATTCTGATTATTGTAACTGCCATACGAAGCTACTTTTCGGCGCCCCGGCCGGGCTGA
- the rpoZ gene encoding DNA-directed RNA polymerase subunit omega, which produces MLYPSIDEMMTKVDSKYSLVVAAARRARALREGGKTDVKLPKSHKFVGVALEEIYEDRIIVTRGEE; this is translated from the coding sequence GTGCTATATCCATCTATTGATGAAATGATGACTAAGGTTGACAGCAAGTACTCGCTGGTTGTCGCTGCAGCCCGCCGGGCAAGAGCACTCCGCGAAGGCGGTAAAACGGATGTTAAGTTGCCGAAATCGCATAAATTTGTTGGTGTGGCGCTGGAAGAAATCTACGAAGACCGCATTATTGTAACCCGCGGCGAAGAGTAA
- the coaBC gene encoding bifunctional phosphopantothenoylcysteine decarboxylase/phosphopantothenate--cysteine ligase CoaBC yields the protein MNSLQGKTIILGVTGGIAAYKAAALTSKLAQKGAEVHVIMTSSAKQFITELTFQSLSKQRVYSDTFQERDPASISHIDLAGSADLVLIAPATANIIGKMAHGLADDMLSTTLLATTAPVMVAPAMNVHMYQHPAVISNMNTLAARGVQFIEPGEGLLACGYVGKGRLEEPETIVRVVEDFFARQAVNEKGPLAGKKVIVTAGGTVERIDPVRYISNDSSGKMGFAIARAARAMGAEVTLIAARTDEAPPQDPEISLIRVESAQSMLEAVTSRWDDCDILIKAAAVADYRPMHSADSKIKKSGDTMTLELVKTTDILETLGKMKDSQFLVGFAAETGNAEFYAKDKLVRKNLDLIVANDVSSEGAGFGTDTNIVSIYDAGGLVLDLPLSSKDEVARRLLSLAAERISGVAL from the coding sequence TTGAACAGCTTACAAGGCAAAACCATCATCCTTGGTGTTACAGGAGGGATCGCTGCATACAAGGCGGCGGCCTTGACCAGCAAACTAGCCCAAAAAGGAGCCGAGGTTCATGTCATTATGACGTCTTCGGCCAAGCAGTTTATTACCGAGCTGACGTTTCAATCGCTGTCCAAACAGCGGGTGTATAGTGATACCTTCCAGGAGCGCGACCCGGCTTCAATTTCTCATATAGATCTTGCCGGTTCTGCTGATCTGGTTCTAATTGCTCCAGCAACGGCCAATATTATTGGTAAAATGGCGCATGGACTGGCTGATGATATGCTGTCTACTACGCTGCTTGCAACTACAGCGCCAGTTATGGTCGCACCGGCAATGAATGTTCATATGTACCAGCATCCGGCGGTAATCAGTAATATGAACACACTTGCCGCTCGTGGTGTGCAGTTTATTGAACCGGGTGAAGGCCTGCTCGCCTGCGGTTATGTGGGGAAAGGGAGGCTGGAGGAGCCGGAAACGATTGTCCGCGTGGTAGAGGATTTCTTTGCTCGCCAGGCAGTCAACGAAAAGGGGCCTTTAGCCGGTAAAAAAGTAATTGTTACTGCCGGAGGAACGGTAGAACGGATTGATCCGGTCCGCTACATCTCTAATGATTCTTCCGGTAAAATGGGCTTTGCCATTGCCCGTGCCGCACGGGCAATGGGTGCGGAGGTTACCCTGATTGCTGCACGGACCGATGAAGCACCGCCGCAGGATCCTGAAATCTCATTAATCCGGGTAGAATCAGCACAGTCCATGCTGGAGGCCGTCACCAGCCGGTGGGATGATTGCGATATTCTGATCAAAGCTGCCGCAGTGGCTGATTACCGTCCGATGCACAGTGCTGACTCGAAAATAAAAAAAAGCGGAGATACGATGACCCTTGAACTGGTCAAGACAACCGATATTCTGGAGACTCTCGGGAAGATGAAAGACAGTCAGTTCCTGGTCGGATTTGCCGCTGAAACCGGCAACGCCGAGTTTTATGCAAAGGATAAGCTGGTCCGCAAAAATCTGGATCTTATCGTTGCCAATGATGTGTCCTCGGAAGGCGCCGGCTTCGGCACAGACACCAATATTGTATCCATTTACGATGCCGGAGGACTGGTGCTTGATCTTCCTTTGAGCTCGAAGGATGAAGTAGCACGCCGTCTGCTGAGCCTGGCGGCAGAGCGTATTTCCGGGGTAGCCTTATAA
- a CDS encoding YicC/YloC family endoribonuclease yields MSFSMTGYGQSSLQFGGYKITFEVKSVNNRYCEVVLRMPRDWTVYEDMLRRIVQSHIKRGRVDVIINREVTEEAASLQVLNRNAVKSYLKSAEVLKDEFGLPGELTLRDILSMPGVMELKDGPADETSGSDEECSEMLARGLTQSLQSLLQMRAREGSYLAADLFSRLGHLEELQARMAALAPAVVSEYRDKLRLRLNELNDGTFPFEEHKFGMEIAIFADRCNIDEELTRLYSHFEQCRTLLNGSEPAGRKLDFLIQEMNRETNTIGSKCNHLTLVNLTLEMKAELEKIREQAANIE; encoded by the coding sequence TTGTCATTTAGCATGACCGGATACGGTCAATCATCCCTGCAATTCGGCGGTTACAAGATAACGTTCGAAGTCAAATCGGTGAATAACCGTTACTGCGAAGTTGTGCTGCGGATGCCCCGGGATTGGACGGTTTATGAGGATATGCTGCGAAGAATAGTTCAAAGTCATATCAAACGGGGACGGGTAGATGTCATCATTAATAGGGAAGTCACTGAAGAGGCTGCTTCCTTACAGGTTTTGAACCGTAATGCAGTGAAGTCCTACCTGAAGTCAGCGGAAGTGCTGAAGGATGAGTTCGGGCTGCCGGGAGAGTTGACTTTACGTGATATACTTTCTATGCCCGGGGTTATGGAACTGAAGGATGGACCGGCGGACGAAACGTCCGGTTCTGACGAAGAGTGTTCCGAGATGCTTGCACGGGGATTGACGCAGAGCCTGCAATCGCTGCTCCAGATGCGTGCCCGCGAAGGAAGCTATCTTGCTGCTGACCTGTTCAGCAGGCTTGGCCATCTGGAAGAGCTTCAGGCTAGAATGGCTGCTCTTGCCCCCGCTGTTGTAAGTGAATACCGAGACAAGCTAAGGCTGCGGCTAAATGAACTGAATGACGGAACGTTCCCTTTTGAAGAGCATAAATTCGGAATGGAAATTGCTATCTTTGCTGACCGCTGTAACATTGATGAAGAGCTTACCCGGTTGTACAGTCATTTTGAACAATGCAGGACTCTGCTGAACGGAAGTGAGCCGGCAGGACGCAAACTGGACTTTCTCATCCAGGAGATGAACAGGGAGACGAATACAATCGGGTCGAAATGCAATCATCTGACTCTGGTGAACCTCACACTTGAGATGAAGGCTGAGCTGGAGAAGATTCGTGAGCAAGCGGCGAATATTGAATAA
- the priA gene encoding primosomal protein N' yields MEIAKVIVDVPVRSTDRPFDYLIPDSLKLWIEVGSRVAVPFGHRTVQGFVVSLESGETGSVSSLKPIQEVLDLLPPLSPELVELGDWMSQRYACRRISALQAMLPTALKGKAERLISLGEAAEEAAKPEDELFPLFLEDDQEERTIIDFVRRGGEVSMKQLTRTFPEAAETVKFMLRRGVLTESQSIKDKIGKKKLKAVDLAIGLAAARESLGSFPARSARQKEVLAFLIEMEQMLPMPLKDLLSVLQVTAGTVKALEDKGFIEITEIEVYRDPYRGRDFKPSTPLPLTPEQQTVFTRIAHTVEEQQHEVFLLHGVTGSGKTEIYLQCIQRVVDQGRQAVVLVPEIALTPQMVERFKGRFGSGVAVMHSRLSVGERYDEWRKIREGKANVAVGARSAVFAPFSNLGLIIMDEEHESSYKQEENPKYHARDVAVRRAEQGGAAVILGSATPSLESYHAARSQSDIHFSPVLLEMPTRALGNELPKVHVVDMRDELKEGNRSMFSRRLHTALESRLEREEQTVLLLNRRGFSTFVMCRSCGYVATCPECDISLTYHSRSDNLRCHYCGHAEPSPKECPECGSEHIRFFGTGTQRVEEELGKLFPGIRVIRMDVDTTTEKGSHEKLLNQFRDKKADVLLGTQMVAKGLDFPDVTLVGVITADSALNLPDFRAAEKTFQLLTQVAGRAGRHQLPGEVVVQSYTPEHYSIIHASGHDYNSFVREELKHRRDLHYPPYCRLILVTLSHEQLPLLLKMAENYALNLQGRARQLRWFGSLDKLSSDALDLLGPVASPLPRLKGRYRFQCIVKWRGAIDAIGLARQVAEELEDSVRDNGLQISIDVDPQMLM; encoded by the coding sequence ATGGAAATAGCGAAGGTCATTGTCGATGTTCCTGTGCGCAGCACCGACCGGCCGTTCGATTATTTGATTCCTGATTCCCTGAAACTGTGGATAGAAGTCGGCAGCAGGGTAGCCGTTCCTTTCGGCCACCGGACGGTACAAGGTTTCGTAGTCTCACTTGAATCCGGAGAGACTGGCTCAGTCTCCAGTCTTAAGCCGATTCAGGAGGTCCTGGATCTCCTGCCTCCTTTGTCTCCCGAGCTGGTTGAGTTAGGCGACTGGATGAGTCAAAGATATGCCTGCAGACGTATCTCTGCCCTGCAGGCTATGCTTCCAACGGCTCTCAAGGGCAAAGCTGAACGTCTGATTTCTCTGGGGGAGGCTGCAGAAGAAGCAGCTAAGCCGGAGGATGAGCTGTTTCCGCTGTTTTTGGAGGATGACCAGGAGGAACGTACGATCATTGATTTTGTCAGACGGGGCGGAGAGGTCTCCATGAAGCAGCTGACCCGGACTTTTCCGGAGGCGGCGGAGACAGTGAAGTTTATGCTGCGGCGGGGAGTGCTGACCGAAAGCCAGTCCATTAAGGATAAAATAGGCAAAAAGAAGCTGAAGGCGGTAGATTTGGCGATTGGTCTGGCTGCAGCCCGCGAATCGCTTGGCAGTTTCCCGGCGCGTTCTGCCCGGCAGAAGGAAGTTTTAGCTTTTTTGATCGAAATGGAGCAGATGCTGCCGATGCCGCTGAAAGACCTGCTGTCAGTGCTGCAGGTTACAGCCGGCACGGTAAAAGCTCTTGAAGATAAAGGTTTCATCGAAATCACTGAGATCGAGGTGTACCGCGACCCTTACCGGGGGCGTGACTTCAAACCGAGTACACCGCTGCCTCTTACCCCTGAGCAGCAGACGGTATTCACAAGGATTGCCCATACGGTTGAAGAGCAGCAGCATGAAGTGTTTCTGCTGCACGGGGTTACCGGAAGCGGAAAAACGGAGATTTATCTGCAATGTATCCAGCGTGTAGTCGATCAAGGAAGACAGGCAGTCGTGCTCGTGCCGGAAATTGCGCTTACTCCGCAGATGGTGGAACGGTTCAAAGGCCGGTTCGGCAGCGGTGTAGCGGTCATGCACAGCCGCCTGTCCGTAGGTGAACGTTATGATGAATGGCGCAAGATCCGGGAGGGGAAAGCGAACGTTGCCGTCGGGGCGCGTTCGGCGGTATTTGCCCCCTTTTCCAATCTAGGTCTGATCATTATGGATGAAGAGCATGAATCCTCCTATAAACAGGAGGAGAATCCGAAATATCATGCCCGTGATGTCGCTGTTCGCCGTGCAGAGCAGGGTGGAGCAGCGGTTATTCTGGGATCAGCCACGCCTTCACTGGAGAGTTATCATGCGGCCAGATCACAAAGCGATATCCACTTCTCTCCAGTTCTGCTGGAGATGCCTACCCGTGCATTGGGCAATGAATTACCCAAAGTGCATGTAGTCGATATGCGTGATGAATTGAAGGAAGGCAACCGCTCGATGTTCAGCCGCAGGCTGCATACCGCACTGGAGAGCAGGCTCGAACGGGAAGAACAGACCGTGCTGCTGCTCAACCGCAGAGGTTTCTCCACCTTTGTGATGTGCCGGAGCTGCGGTTATGTGGCTACATGTCCGGAATGCGATATTTCATTGACGTATCACAGCCGAAGCGACAATTTGCGATGTCATTATTGTGGTCATGCCGAACCCTCACCGAAGGAATGTCCGGAATGCGGGAGTGAACACATCCGTTTCTTCGGGACAGGGACCCAGCGTGTAGAGGAAGAGCTGGGTAAGCTCTTTCCAGGCATTCGCGTCATCCGGATGGATGTAGACACCACGACAGAGAAGGGGTCGCATGAAAAGCTGCTGAACCAGTTCAGAGATAAGAAGGCTGATGTGCTGCTGGGAACACAAATGGTGGCAAAAGGTCTGGATTTTCCGGATGTAACGCTTGTCGGCGTCATCACTGCGGATTCCGCACTGAATCTGCCGGATTTCCGCGCAGCAGAGAAGACGTTCCAGCTCCTTACACAGGTCGCAGGCCGGGCCGGAAGACATCAGCTACCCGGTGAGGTCGTAGTGCAGTCCTACACACCAGAGCATTATTCCATCATTCATGCCAGCGGACATGACTATAATTCGTTTGTCCGGGAAGAACTGAAACACCGGAGAGATTTGCATTACCCGCCATATTGCCGTCTGATTCTTGTCACACTCTCACATGAGCAGCTTCCGCTGCTGCTGAAGATGGCGGAGAATTACGCACTTAATCTGCAGGGACGGGCAAGGCAGCTCCGCTGGTTCGGCAGTCTGGACAAGCTGTCCTCGGATGCGCTAGACCTGCTCGGCCCGGTTGCCTCACCTTTGCCCCGGCTGAAAGGCCGTTATCGCTTCCAGTGCATCGTGAAATGGCGGGGAGCTATCGATGCCATCGGACTGGCCCGCCAGGTAGCTGAAGAGCTGGAAGATTCAGTCCGTGACAATGGTCTGCAAATCAGTATCGATGTGGATCCGCAAATGTTGATGTAG
- the def gene encoding peptide deformylase, producing MAIRLIVKEPDEVLHKTAKTVTKVTANVQKLLDDMADTMYDAEGVGLAAPQVGILKRLIVVDADEEHGLIKLINPEIISTEGEQFGPEGCLSIPGLNGDVRRAETVTVRGLDREGNEVTITGSGLLARAFQHEIDHLNGVLFTDIAEKVYEYKAEHSEAGE from the coding sequence ATGGCAATCAGATTAATTGTAAAAGAACCGGATGAAGTGTTGCACAAGACAGCGAAAACAGTAACGAAAGTAACCGCCAACGTCCAGAAGCTGCTGGATGATATGGCAGATACGATGTATGATGCCGAGGGCGTTGGTCTTGCGGCACCACAGGTGGGAATTCTGAAACGGCTGATCGTCGTTGATGCTGACGAAGAGCATGGGCTGATCAAGCTGATTAATCCGGAGATCATCAGCACGGAGGGCGAGCAGTTCGGCCCGGAAGGCTGCCTAAGTATTCCCGGACTTAATGGTGATGTGCGCCGTGCGGAGACGGTCACCGTACGTGGACTTGACCGTGAAGGCAATGAGGTCACCATTACGGGCAGCGGACTTTTGGCACGGGCTTTCCAGCACGAGATCGATCATCTTAATGGAGTCCTCTTTACGGACATTGCCGAGAAGGTTTATGAGTACAAAGCTGAACACAGCGAAGCCGGGGAGTGA
- a CDS encoding bifunctional homocysteine S-methyltransferase/methylenetetrahydrofolate reductase — MKPDLRSAWKNNVLVGDGAMGTFLYQKGFPVGISYEELNLTSPEVIEDVHRSYIEAGAVLLESNTYSANYDKLSKFGLEAKVAEINRAGVRIARHAAGETGYVVGAVGSIRAGKRANLSSSELKRFYAQQFSALLEEQPDGIMLETFYDVEELHLALRSVRKLSGLPVICQLAVDETARTLDGLTLPEAFQVLEQDGADIIGFNCRTGPNGIKRALKSLQGSLTLPASVYPNAGIADYVDGQYRYGASPEYFGQMAPVFADMGCRIIGGCCGTTPQHIAEISSALRGYVPQPIPEPAVKRSTESITVHEPLGEDRDRNGGEPNLVDLVKERHTVIVELDPPRDLDITKFMKGAEALRRAGADALTLADNSLAVTRMSNMALGSLVQTRTGLRPLVHVACRDRNLIGTQSHLMGFDALGIDHVLAVTGDPARFGDLPGSSSIYDLTSFEIIRMIKQLNDGIAFSGKPLKQKAKFVIGAAFNPNVKHLDKAVERLEKKIASGADYIMTQPVYDPELIARIAKATAHLDIPIFIGIMPLASGRNAEYLHNEVPGIQLSDEVRRRMQGLEGETGRAEGVAIAKELLDAATAHFNGIYLMTPFMFYDMSVQLLEYIWTKQGRKLSPLFR, encoded by the coding sequence GTGAAGCCGGATTTGCGCTCTGCATGGAAGAATAACGTGTTGGTCGGAGACGGAGCGATGGGAACTTTTTTATATCAGAAAGGCTTCCCTGTCGGCATCTCCTATGAAGAATTAAACCTGACCTCTCCAGAGGTCATTGAAGATGTGCACCGCAGTTATATTGAAGCTGGGGCGGTGCTGCTGGAGAGCAATACGTACTCTGCCAACTATGATAAGCTGTCCAAGTTTGGCCTTGAGGCCAAGGTGGCGGAGATCAACCGTGCCGGTGTACGGATAGCCCGGCATGCCGCCGGTGAAACCGGATATGTTGTCGGTGCGGTAGGCTCGATCCGTGCTGGTAAGCGTGCGAACCTGTCCAGCTCGGAGCTGAAGCGGTTTTATGCCCAGCAGTTTTCAGCGCTGCTTGAAGAGCAGCCGGACGGTATCATGCTGGAAACCTTCTATGATGTGGAGGAGCTGCATCTGGCGCTCAGATCGGTCCGTAAGCTCAGCGGGCTTCCGGTGATCTGCCAGCTGGCTGTGGATGAAACAGCACGCACGCTGGACGGATTAACACTGCCTGAGGCTTTTCAGGTTCTGGAGCAGGACGGGGCAGACATTATCGGCTTCAACTGCCGTACCGGACCAAACGGCATCAAGCGGGCATTGAAATCGCTGCAGGGAAGCCTTACACTGCCCGCTTCGGTATATCCTAATGCCGGTATCGCCGATTATGTGGACGGGCAATACCGTTACGGTGCATCCCCGGAATATTTTGGCCAGATGGCCCCGGTGTTTGCCGATATGGGCTGCCGGATTATTGGCGGGTGCTGCGGTACTACACCGCAGCATATCGCTGAAATTTCGTCAGCGCTTCGCGGATATGTTCCGCAGCCTATCCCGGAGCCGGCGGTGAAACGAAGCACAGAGAGTATTACGGTACATGAGCCTCTTGGGGAAGACAGAGACCGGAACGGCGGCGAACCGAACCTGGTTGATCTGGTTAAAGAGCGACATACTGTGATTGTAGAGCTGGACCCTCCGCGTGATCTCGATATCACCAAGTTTATGAAGGGTGCCGAAGCACTGCGCAGAGCAGGTGCTGATGCGCTGACGCTGGCCGATAATTCCCTGGCCGTGACCCGAATGAGCAACATGGCGCTCGGATCTCTGGTACAGACCCGTACCGGACTACGCCCCCTGGTCCATGTTGCCTGCCGTGACCGCAATCTAATCGGAACACAATCCCATCTGATGGGCTTTGATGCGCTGGGTATTGACCATGTGCTGGCTGTGACCGGAGATCCGGCAAGGTTCGGTGATTTACCGGGGTCCAGCTCGATTTACGATCTGACCTCCTTTGAGATCATCCGGATGATCAAGCAGCTCAACGACGGTATTGCCTTCTCGGGCAAACCGCTAAAGCAGAAGGCGAAATTTGTGATTGGGGCTGCTTTTAATCCGAATGTGAAGCATTTGGACAAGGCAGTGGAACGACTGGAGAAGAAAATCGCCTCAGGTGCTGATTATATTATGACTCAGCCGGTGTATGATCCGGAGCTGATTGCCCGCATTGCCAAAGCCACCGCACATCTGGATATTCCGATCTTCATCGGAATTATGCCGCTGGCGAGCGGCCGTAATGCCGAATATCTGCATAACGAAGTGCCCGGCATTCAGCTCTCGGACGAGGTGCGCAGACGTATGCAGGGACTTGAAGGAGAGACTGGCCGTGCGGAAGGTGTAGCTATAGCCAAAGAGCTGCTGGATGCAGCGACAGCACATTTTAACGGGATTTATTTAATGACACCTTTCATGTTCTATGATATGAGTGTACAGCTGCTGGAATATATTTGGACGAAGCAAGGACGCAAATTGTCCCCCTTGTTTCGGTAG
- a CDS encoding Ger(x)C family spore germination protein, which translates to MRRLSIMLLAALQLLLPLVLTGCWDSVELNRRAIVSGVAIDRGEGETEKYMVSFQVIIAEEISGENARGISPVALYTGKGRTMFEALANASRQTARFLSLGHVRVLVISEKLAREGIKDMMDVLERESDTRLTSLIFVAKGQPASELMSTMTVFSKIPANDLVEKLETTSKQFGYNYRMEVDDVIRGIQLRGGGPVINGVFTDGNREKADSNDNLKTIVPQAILKVSELAAFKGDKLKGWLKGDTALGTVLLHNKIKEYPVVITHSQGGYIAFNVYHSQLRIKVAAKDPEHPVFTVTISQQVSIKENANALNLVSPVTVADLSSHVIKDTTRKIKEAIETARKYNSDYVGFGQAMERENPQGWKKVKKHWEDIFADCEYRIEADAVIRHTDMRSNSFQVNP; encoded by the coding sequence ATGAGACGCCTTTCTATTATGTTGCTGGCTGCTTTGCAGCTCCTGCTTCCGCTGGTTCTTACCGGCTGCTGGGATAGTGTTGAGTTAAACCGGCGGGCAATCGTTTCCGGTGTGGCGATCGACCGGGGGGAAGGAGAGACCGAGAAGTATATGGTTTCCTTTCAGGTTATTATCGCCGAAGAAATTTCTGGTGAGAACGCACGCGGGATTTCACCCGTTGCTCTGTATACGGGGAAGGGCCGGACCATGTTTGAGGCGCTGGCTAATGCCTCTCGGCAAACAGCCCGCTTCTTATCGCTTGGACATGTACGGGTCCTGGTTATTTCTGAAAAACTGGCGCGGGAAGGAATTAAGGATATGATGGATGTGCTGGAACGGGAGAGCGACACCCGGCTTACCAGCCTGATTTTTGTTGCCAAAGGACAGCCTGCAAGTGAACTCATGTCTACAATGACCGTGTTCAGCAAAATCCCCGCCAATGATCTGGTCGAGAAGCTTGAAACAACCTCGAAGCAGTTCGGCTACAATTACCGGATGGAAGTGGATGATGTAATCAGAGGCATTCAGCTCAGAGGTGGAGGTCCGGTGATCAACGGGGTATTTACCGACGGAAACCGGGAGAAGGCGGATAGTAACGATAATCTGAAGACAATTGTTCCACAGGCAATCCTGAAGGTATCTGAGCTGGCAGCTTTTAAGGGTGATAAGTTAAAGGGCTGGCTTAAGGGGGATACCGCGCTGGGCACTGTTCTTCTTCACAACAAAATCAAGGAATATCCTGTGGTTATCACGCATTCTCAGGGCGGCTATATTGCTTTTAATGTGTATCATTCCCAGCTGAGGATTAAGGTAGCAGCCAAAGATCCGGAGCACCCGGTGTTCACTGTGACAATTAGCCAGCAGGTTTCGATCAAAGAAAATGCCAATGCGCTAAACTTGGTCTCTCCGGTAACAGTCGCGGATTTATCGTCACATGTGATTAAGGATACGACCAGAAAAATTAAAGAAGCGATTGAAACGGCCAGGAAGTACAACAGTGATTATGTGGGATTTGGACAAGCGATGGAGCGGGAAAACCCGCAGGGCTGGAAAAAAGTGAAGAAACACTGGGAGGATATTTTTGCGGATTGTGAATACAGAATTGAGGCAGATGCAGTGATCAGACATACCGATATGCGGAGCAACTCGTTTCAGGTGAATCCGTAG